AAACGACGCCTTTCGCTGAGTTTCAAACGGGCGATATCAACCTCGCATTAGAGCCGCCGATGGTGGACGAACCCGTCACAGTGATCCGCAATCCGAACGGCATGAGTGTCAACGACCAGGTTGCGGTCATTTTCAGCGTGGAAGATATAGACGCTGTTTATGAGGACTTGAAAGGCAAAGGCGTGGCGTTTGTGAAAGAACCGTATGATGAAACTGAGTGGAACATGAGGATCGCCTACCTTCGCGATCCGGCAGGGAATTTGATCGAGCTGAATCAAGGGATATAAAGATAAGCGCATGGGAGCCCATGCGCTTTTTGTCAGGAAGTGACTTCTTTGCGACTCATCACGCAAAGCGTGATTGAGACGAACAGAATCGACAGCCCCATCATCACGATGACCGCAAAAACCGGATAAAGCATCGGATAACCGAACAGGTTGACGGTGCTGAATTCATCGAACAAATACCATACTTTCATGACGTAGATGAATGAAAAGGTTAATACGGCACGCAGCCAGTCGACACGGATCATTTCATACATGATCAGCGGCACAGTGAATACGAACCCGTTGATGAAAAACGTGATCAAGACATTTTTGCACAAAGAAGAAGTTAGGACAATGAGCAAAGCAAATGCGAAAGCGCCGAGCAGGTGAATGCCAAATTGCACCCAGTGATACTCGAACATTGTCAACGGATAAGGAGAGAAGAAATAATCAAAGTCGTATTGAATCGGCATATGCCAGCCCTCATTGCCGTATTGCAAGAAGTTGAAGAATAAGTTCCATAACTCCCAGGCGATGACCACAAGGAAGGTATAGACGGCGACTGCGCCAATTTTTGCCCAGGCCAATGCTTTTCTTCCTTTTTTTGAACTTAAAAGATAATGATCCACACCGGAGCTGTACTCATTGGAGTAGATCGGGGCAAGGCCGATCAACAACATCGCTGCCGTAATGCCGAAGGCAAAGAAGTTGACGAAATCAATGTCTTTCATCGGTCCCTTGTAATAGGAAAAATGCGAGAAGTCGATGTCATCGATCATATCGCTTTCCTTTTCGGCAAGCGAATTGTTTTTCTGTTCTAGCTTCTGCTGCCGTTCTTGGAATCGCTGTTTAATTTTTTGTGCCATAGCTATTTCTTCGTATAAGCCTAATTTAATTTCATCACTTTCCGTCACGACTGGATTGTTTTCGTTCGCTTCCAAATGGGCAATCAGCTTTTTGTTTGCTTGATTCGCCTTTTCTACTTTTTCCGCTGTGAGCGGTCCTTCCCACTGATCGTAGATTTTCTGCTGTAAGGGCGAAGCGTTGTAGAACGTAAAGCCGGTCGACATGAGGATCAGAAGGAAGAAAGCGACGTAAATGATCTTTTGCTTGAAGATCTTGTATAGTTCGAATTTAAAAAGTTGCATCAGCCGGCGGCCTCCTCGTCGAAGTAGTACAAATACAAGTCTTCCAGGTTGGGCCGTTCATTTTTGGCATTCGGATGCGGTTGTGAATCGCTCAAGATGCGCAACCGGAATTGATCCTCGTCGCGGGAGATGTTCCCGACCTTATATAACGATTGAAAATGCGGGATTTCCGTTTCGGCTGCAGAGACGGACCACACTTTGTCTTGGATGCCGCCGAGCAATGCTTGCGGCGTTTCCTTTTGGACGACCCGCCCGGCTTTCATGATTAAAACCTCTTTTGCGATGAACTCGATGTCGGAGACAATGTGGGTTGACAGCAGGACGATGCGGTCCGTCGCAATTTGCGACAGCAAATTGCGAAACCGGATTCTTTCTTTCGGATCAAGACCTGCAGTCGGCTCGTCGACGATCAAGATTTTCGGATCGTTGAGCAGCGCTTGCGCAATGCCGACCCTCCGTTTCATGCCGCCGGAGAACTTCCCGATCTTGCCCTTGCGGTTTTCCTCGAGACCGACAAGCGTCAGCAGCTCGGCGACTTTTTTCTTGGCGACGTCTTTTTCCAACCCTTTCAAGGCGGCGATGTACAAGAGAAACTTTTCCGCCGAGAACGTTTTATAATAACCGACGTGCTGCGGCAAATACCCGATCAAATCCCGGTATTCATGGTCGAGTTCAAAGATTTCTTCGCCGTCGAGCTTAATCGACCCCGAAGTCGGTCGGGAAACGGAAGCGAGCATGCGCATGAGTGTCGTTTTTCCGGAGCCGTTCGCCCCGAGAATACCATAGACCCCTTCGTTCAGTTCAACGCTGATGTCGTCGACTGCGGTTTTTTCACCGAACTTTTTCGTAACGTGTTCAATCGATAATTGCAACGGAATCTCCCTTTCTCATCATTCGGTAAAATTGCAGGATGAACACGGCGACTGCCAGCATGTTCAAGGCTGCGTAGTAAATCGTTTGAATGCTCTCCAGCCAATGCGTGGCTTGTTCGGACAGGATGATTCCGTAGCTGACGGCTGCCCAGATGACCACCGTGGCGCTCACGGCGACAGCGCTCCGCTTGATTTTGCCAACCGCGGCAAAGGCGATCGCGGAAAAAACGGTGAACGGCGTCATCCAATGAAGAATCAACTTCCACAGCCAAATGTCGTCCGCGAAAAACGGTACAATCAATGTCATCAACACGTTCAAAAGCAAATTGTAACCCCCAACGA
The genomic region above belongs to Bacillales bacterium and contains:
- a CDS encoding VOC family protein codes for the protein MRISHVRLLVPDVRECFLFYRDVMGLNVRYGDETTPFAEFQTGDINLALEPPMVDEPVTVIRNPNGMSVNDQVAVIFSVEDIDAVYEDLKGKGVAFVKEPYDETEWNMRIAYLRDPAGNLIELNQGI
- a CDS encoding ABC transporter ATP-binding protein; the encoded protein is MQLSIEHVTKKFGEKTAVDDISVELNEGVYGILGANGSGKTTLMRMLASVSRPTSGSIKLDGEEIFELDHEYRDLIGYLPQHVGYYKTFSAEKFLLYIAALKGLEKDVAKKKVAELLTLVGLEENRKGKIGKFSGGMKRRVGIAQALLNDPKILIVDEPTAGLDPKERIRFRNLLSQIATDRIVLLSTHIVSDIEFIAKEVLIMKAGRVVQKETPQALLGGIQDKVWSVSAAETEIPHFQSLYKVGNISRDEDQFRLRILSDSQPHPNAKNERPNLEDLYLYYFDEEAAG